From Carya illinoinensis cultivar Pawnee chromosome 5, C.illinoinensisPawnee_v1, whole genome shotgun sequence, one genomic window encodes:
- the LOC122310218 gene encoding uncharacterized protein LOC122310218 — translation MDPTHKTVRQKIRLFSAEKYATINEEVKRLLATGFIKKAHYPEWLSNVVLVKKANGKWRMCMDFTNLNKACPKDSFPLPCIDVIVDATVGHRVVLLSSSIVQIEECRGYLPKADGGLGMHLQSPDGKEVTYKLACTTSGMKEVPFPWQVERRIIKIPTIGKEVGVLGSNIPVWANGVVEYLYERKLPEEKEEARRVRRKVARFMFIDGVLYERGFSTLLL, via the exons ATGGATCCCACCCACAAGACAGTGCGCCAGAAAATAAGGTTGTTTAGTGCGGAGAAGTATGCTACCATTAACGAGGAAGTAAAGAGACTACTCGCTACTGGGTTCATCAAGAAAGCTCATTACCCAGAGTGGTTATCCAATGTTGTCTTGGTAAAAAAGGCTAAtgggaagtggagaatgtgcATGGACTTCACCAACCTGAATAAAGCTTGCCCAAAGGATAGTTTTCCTTTACCATGCATTGATGTTATTGTGGATGCAACAGTGGGACACC GGGTTGTATTGCTATCAAGTTCTATCGTTCAGATTGAAGAATGCAGGGGCTACCTACCAAAG GCAGACGGGGGTCTGGGGATGCATTTGCAAAGCCCCGACGGTAAAGAAGTGACATATAAGTTGGCATGTACAACATCAGGAATGAAGGAGGTGCCTTTCCCATGGCAAGTGGAAAGGAGAATCATCAAGATCCCAACCATAGGGAAAGAAGTGGGTGTCCTGGGCTCCAATATCCCAGTTTGGGCGAATGGTGTGGTCGAGTACCTATATGAAAGAAAGTTACCAGAGGAAAAGGAGGAGGCAAGGAGGGTAAGGAGAAAGGTGGCAAGGTTCATGTTCATCGATGGAGTCCTTTATGAAAGGGGTTTCTCAACCCTGTTACTATAG
- the LOC122310219 gene encoding uncharacterized protein LOC122310219 produces the protein MAGSLSMAHGKRNLEKRKKLCESSFSNKYIPSWRNHPNLSWRNYQSTQPSNHAPCPSQYTVNQQSVASGSPQYPTAEPYGHRRNLEDIGKFPAQPQPNPQGQIHQVSEAVETSNTKPVKAVTTLRSGKILVNSTPNSATISKDSIPEHVETKVNNFQTHAPFPTRLTPVHKDKYHAEIFEVSKQVRINIPLLDAIQQILTYAKFLKDLCTVKRKLNVKKKAFLTKQVSAIRQNNTPPKYKNPGSPTIACMIGNSKIGHALLDLGSSVNLLPYYAYEKLGLGELKSTSTTLQLVDRLIKIPRGVVEDVLVQIDKVYYPVDFVVLDLKLSTNSLFQAPIILGRPFLATSNTLINCISGVLKLSFGNMTLELNTFNLCRQPQEVEEVQEVNMLDNISSENCHLSYQLCDSLIDLENISMSNEGSNELFSASIARNPAEVQWKLKFE, from the exons ATGGCTGGAAGTCTCAGCATGGCTCACGGGAAGAGAAAtctagaaaagagaaagaagcttTGCGAAA GTTCATTTTCTAACAAATACATCCCCAGTTGGAGAAACCACCCAAATTTAAGTTGGAGGAATTACCAATCAACCCAACCCTCTAATCATGCACCATGCCCTTCTCAATACACAGTAAATCAACAGTCAGTTGCATCAGGATCACCTCAGTATCCTACTGCAGAACCTTATGGGCATAGGAGGAATCTTGAGGACATT GGAAAATTCCCTGCTCAACCTCAACCTAACCCACAGGGGCAGATTCATCAAGTGTCAGAGGCAGTGGAGACTTCCAACACTAAACCAGTAAAAGCTGTAacaactttgagaagtgggaaaaTCTTGGTAAATTCCACTCCTAACTCAGCCACCATTAGTAAGGATTCTATCCCTGAACATGTTGAAACTAAGGTGAACAACTTTCAAACACATGCACCTTTTCCTACAAGGTTGACCCCTGTGCACAAAGATAAGTATCATGCTGAAATTTTTGAAGTTTCTAAACAAGTGAGAATCAATATAcctttgttagatgctattcaacaaaTTCTCACTTATGCAAAATTTCTTAAAGACTTGTGCACTGTTAAGAGAAAATTGAATGTAAAAAAGAAAGCCTTTCTCACTAAACAAGTCAGTGCAATCAGACAAAACAACACTCCTCCTAAGTATAAGAACCCAGGTTCACCCACTATTGCTTGTATGATtggaaattcaaaaattgggcatgctttacttgatttggggtcTAGTGTAAATCTGTTACCCTACTATGCTTATGAAAAACTTGGCTTAGGGGAGTTAAAGTCTACTTCCACTACCCTACAACTAGTTGACAGGTTGATAAAAATACCTAGAGGGGTAGTAGAAGATGTTTTAGTTCAGATTGATAAGGTTTATTACCCAGTAGACTTTGTTGTTCTTGACTTGAAACTTTCAACAAACTCCTTGTTTCAAGCACCAATAATTTTGGGAAGGCCATTTCTGGCCACTTCCAATACTCTAATAAATTGCATAAGTGGTGTGCTTAAACTAAGTTTTGGGAATATGACATTAGAACTAAATACTTTTAATCTATGCAGACAGCCCCAAGAAGTGGAAGAAGTGCAAGAAGTGAATATGTTGGACAACATTAGCTCAGAAAATTGCCATTTATCCTATCAACTTTGTGATTCACtaattgatttagaaaatatcaGTATGTCTAATGAAGGAAGTAATGAATTATTTTCTGCATCAATTGCAAGAAACCCAGCTGAAGTACAATGGAAGCTAAAGTTTGAATAG